TCTCCTCTTTTGTCCGCGTGACAGACAGACTGCGTGAGCCGTCCGCAGAAACCACCGACCCACGATCTCGACTACCGTGCGGTGCATCGGAATCTCAGTCTTGCCGTGCATCGCAATCAGCACAATGCGCTGTCCCCGACTCTTCATCAGTGTCATGGCGTTGCGGCTACTGGAGCGCCACGTTTCCTCCGCCTTGATCCGCTTCAGCATCACCGGCAGGTCAAACGACAGCCATGCGCCGTCCAGCGGACGCTCCGCCGTTACATGCGCTCTCTCTGACGCATCCATGTCGTCCTCCAAAGCGCTATTCGACCCGCGCAACTTCGCAGCTACGGGATCTGGAACGTCAATGCTTCCTTGGGACCGAGGGGTTCGTGATTGTTTCCGGCAAGCATAACGACCAACGTGTGCTGTCCACTCGAGAGGCCATGAAAGCTCAGCTTGGGTGCCGTGGTTGCGATGACCGGCCCGTTGTCCAGCTGGTAGTGCAAGTGGCCCTCGCCCTTCTTCGCTTGCCCGTGCGTCTTGTCTGGATCGATGAGCTTCACGCCGCGAACGGTCACTTGAACGGTGGCAGTTTTCGCTTCGGCCTTTTTTACGGCATCGACGAGCGTCGCCTTGAGGGTCGGGGTTTGCGCTGCCTGGGCGACAAGGGGCCACGCAACAAGTACACCCAGCGCGCCAGCAATGGCGACGGCTCGCGGAGCACGCGCTCGTGTACGGTTGGGCTTGGTCGTTAACATATGCATTCCTCGTGTTGGCTGGCGCTCGGGTGCATCTTCTCCTCCTTCGTTTCACCGTCTCCTCGTTGCGTCGCCCAGCAACGTTCATTTGGGCTGCTGCATTTGTACAAGGGCAGGACACCTGCCGTAAGCTCGGACTACTACGCGCGTGGTTCTACGCGCATAATCTTCGCTCGCACACTGCTGGCGGGGATCGGCAGACTTCTCACACGCATCATGGCGGAGGGTGGCAAGCGACCCTTCCGGATCGACGCCGATCACCTGATAGTCGGCCGACCACGCCGCACCACTGGCCCAATCGCGCAGAAAGATGTAACTGCCCTAATGGGCGCTGGTTACAACCACGCGCCAGCGAGATCATGCCAGCTATGAGCGCTACCCTGCCCACCGCTTCCGCACGCGTCGTTCGAGGCTCGTGATCGTGGCTGATTTGATAGGGACTGACTTGACCGAGGATGGTGTGATGCTGGACCGGCTCCAGCGCGCCGCATTCACCTACTTCCTGCAGGCGGTGAACCCGGCCAACGGACTGGTCGCCGACACCTCGCGCGAGAATTCGCCGGCCAGCATCGCGGTGGTCGGATTCGCGTTGTCGGCCTATCCGGTGGCGGTGGAGCGCGGCTGGATGGCGCGGGCCGACGCGGTCGAACGCAGCCTCGCCGCGCTGCGTTTCTTCCGCGATAGCGATCAGAGCGGCAGTCCGGAGGCAACCGGTTACAAGGGTTTCTACTACCACTTCCTCGACATGCATACCGGTGTCCGCGTCTGGCGCTCGGAGCTGTCGATGATCGATACGGCGCTGCTGATCGCCGGCGTGCTGACCGCGGGCATGTACTTCACGGCGAACACCGCGGACGAAATCGAGCTACGCGAACTGGTCGACGCGCTGTACCGCCGCATCGACTGGCGCTGGGCGCAGGATGGCGGCGATACGATCCGGCAAGGCTGGAAGCCCGAATGCGGATTCCTGCACTACGGCTGGGAAGGCTACAGCGAGGCCATTGTGCTGTATGTGCTCGCGCTGGGATCGCCAACGCACCCGCTCAAGGGTGACTGCTACGAGGCATGGACCGCTACCTACCAGTGGGAGAATCTCTACGGCTACGATTTCCTGTATGCGGGGCCGCTGTTCGTGCACCGGTTCTCACACGCATGGATCGATTTTCGCGGCATCCAGGATCGCTTCATGCGCGAGAAGCGTTGTGACTATTTCGAGAACAGCCGGCGCGCGACCTACGTGCAACGTGAGTACGCACAGCGCAATCCAAACGGCTTCGTTGGTTACGACGAAGACTGCTGGGGCCTGACTGCTTGCGATGGCCCGAGCGACGAGCGGCCCGAGGTGTCCAACGAGCCGCGGCGCCTGTTTGGTTACGCCGCGCGTGGCGTGCCGTACGGACCGGATGACGGAACCCTCGCCGGCTGGGCCGCACTGGCCTCGCTGCCGTTCGCGCCCGACATCGCCTGGCGCGCGGCGCGCAACATGTCTGCACGCTACCCCGAAATGCTGTCCGGACACCGGTACGCGAGCAGTTTCAATCCGACTCTCGCCGGTGCCGACCAGCGCGCCTGGGTCTCGCCTGGCCACTACGGGCTCGACCAAGGCATCGTGGTCATGATGATCGAAAACTATCGTACGCAACTGATCTGGCAACTGATGCGGGACTGTTCCCATCTCACTACCGGTTTACGGCGCGCCGGATTCCGCGGCGGCTGGCTGTAGCGGCTCTATTCATCTACGGATCACGACGATGCAGCCGCACATAACACCCACGCAGGGCGCGAATGAGCGCCAGCGGCTCGAAAATGTCCACCCCGCCGGATGGCGCAATCCGTCGCCCGCGGAGCGCTACAACCTGGTCGTCGTCGGCGCCGGCACGGCGGGACTGGTCGCGGCGCACGCCGCGGCGGCGCTGGGCGCGAAGGTGGCGCTGATCGAGCGCGATCTGCTCGGCGGCGACTGTCTCAATGTCGGCTGCGTGCCGTCAAAAACCTTGGTCCGCACTGCGCGCCTATATGCCGAGATGCGCGATGCCGAGCACTACGGCGCGCACATCCCGGTCGATATCCGCGTCGATTTCCCCGCCGTGATGCAACGCATGCGGCGTATCCGCGCCCGCATCAGTCGCACCGATTCGGTTCGCCGGCTCAGCGCAGCCGGGGTGGATGTGTTCTTCGGCGCGGCGCGCTTTACCCGATCCGATACGCTGACAGTTGACGGGACGAAACTGCGCTTCAAGAAGGCACTGATCGCTGCTGGCGCGCGGCCGGACACGCCCTCGATTCCCGGCCTCGTCGAGGCTGGCTATCTGACCAACGAGAACGTCTTCGATCTGACCGAGCTGCCGCGCCGCCTGCTGGTGATCGGCGGCGGCCCGCTCGGATGCGAACTGGCGCAGGCCTTCTCCCGCTTCGGAGCGCAGACCATCATCGCGCAGGACATACCGTTGTTCCTGCCAAAAGAAGAGCGCGACGCCGCGCAGATCCTCTCGGATGCCTTTGCGCGCGACGGCATCGAGGTGCGGCTCAACACCACGGCCGTCAACGTGCGCGTGGAAAACGGGCAGAAACTCGTCGATCTGGTCAGCGACGACTACAAGAGCACGGTAGCGGTCGATGCTATCCTCACCGGCACCGGCAGGGTGCCGAATGTCGAGGATATGGATCTGGAGGCCGCGGGCGTCGACTACGACAATACGGTCGGGATCCAGGTCGACGATTTCCTGCGGACCACCAATCGGCGCATCTATGCCGCCGGAGACGTTTGCTTGGAGCACAAGTTCACCCATACCGCCGACGCTTCGGCGCGCCTCGTGGTCCAGAACGCGCTGTTTTTCGGTCGCCAGCGACTGAGCGCACTGACGATTCCGTGGTGCACCTACACCGATCCGGAGATCGCCCACGTCGGCCTTTACGTACGGGAGGCGCGCGCGCAGGACATCCCGGTCAAGACCTTCACCATCCTAATGCACGCCGTGGATCGCGCCATCGCCGACGGCGAGGAAACGGGCTTCGTGAAGGTCCACGTCAAGGAGCGGACGGATCGGATTCTCGGCGCGACGATCGTCGCCCGTCATGCGGGCGAGATGATCAACGAAATCACCCTGGCGATGGTCGCGGGGATCGGTCTGCGCACCCTTGCCCGCGTCATCCACGCGTATCCGACCCAGGCCGAAGCGATCAGGAAAGCGGCGGACGCTTACAACCGCACGCGGCTGACGCAGACGATCCAATCGCTGCTGCGGCGCTGGCTGGCGTGGTGAAACCCTGTCGCGCCTCGTTCGAGCCGTTGTGCTGCGCTCAACGGCGGAGAGCGAAAAAAAGGACGACGAGAGCGACCACGACGAGTACGACGCGCGCAACGGTCATCAGCTGCGTTTTGCCGACAGGCCTACCGCCCCGCGGTCGAACGCCGATGACCGCGACGAGGGCAATCACGACGCCGATGATCACTGCCGTAAGTCCCATGGGATGTCTTTCTACATGCCGGACGACGAAATAGCTATGCACGTTGCACGTACTCCAGCGCATCGTTCGGCGGCGAGTTCACCGTCGACGGGAATGCGTAGGCCTCCATCTCCTCGCTCGGCAGCGGCACAGCGACGCGCGGAGTTCATCTGATTGCGACTTCCGCGCGCAGGCCCTCAATGTCACGGTGAATCACGGCGACCGCCAACTTCCTGCCGCCGCTTCGATAGGTGATCCCTGTCATCGACAGGGTTACTCCGACCCTTGGCTGCGCATCGTGAGCAACTCCTCCGCGGCGGTGGGGTGGATGCCGATGGTCGCATCGAACTGCGCTTTCGTCGCACCGCACTTCAGTGCGACGGCAAACCCCTGAATGATTTCCGGCGCGTCGGCGCCGACCATGTGACACCCGACAACCCGGTCGGTGGCCCGCTCGACAATCAGCTTCATCATCGTCGGTTCATCGCGGCCAGAGAGCGTGTGCTTCAATGGGCGAAAGGTGGAGCGGTAGACATCGATCTGCGCATAGCGTTCGCGGGCGCGTGCTTCGGTCAACCCTACTGCCGCCACCGGCGGCTGGCTGAAGATCGCCGTCGGCACGTTGTCATGATCGGGTGCCGTCGGATGGTTGTTGAAGAGCGTTTCAGCCACTGCCTGCCCCTCAGCAATCGCCATCGGCGTCAGGTTCAAACGGTTGGTCACGTCACCGACGGCGTAGATGCTGGGCACACTCGAGCAGGAATATACGTCCACCGCTACCGCGCCGCCCGCATCGAGCTGAACGCCGGCGGTCTCGAGACCCAGACCTGCAGTGTTCGGTTTCCGGCCCGTGGCAAACATGATGTGGTCCACGTTCACAAGGGTCCCGTCCGTGAGCGCCGCACGCACCCCGGTGCCCTGTCGCTCGATCTGCACGACGTTGCGCTCGAAGCGCACATCGATGCCCTTGCGCCGCATCTCGTCGGCCAAGGTGCGGCGCACGTCATCGTCGAAGCCGCGCAGGAACAGCGGGCCGCGGTACAGCTGGGTGACCTCGGCGCCGACGCCGTGGAAGATCCCGGCGAACTCCACGGCGACGTATCCGCCGCCGACGATGAGGACGCGCTGGGGTGCGCGTTCGAGAAAGAAGGCTTCGTTGGAGGTGATGGCGAGCTCGACGCCGGGAACACGCGGCCGCACGGGCCAGGCCCCCGTGGCGATGAGGATATAGCGAGCTGTGTAAGTCCGCTCGTTCACGACCACTGTGTGCGCATCGACGACGCAGGCGCGGCCTTCGATGCGCTGCACACGCGCCTGGTCGAGGAGGCTGCGGTAGACCTCGTTGAGCCGTGCGACTTCGCGGTTCTTGCTGGCAATCAGCTGGGGCCACTGCAGGGAGTGAGAGCCCACCATCCAGCCGAACCCAGCAGCGTCCTCGAAGGCTTCGCGAAAGTGCGCGGCATAGACCAGCAGCTTCTTCGGGATGCAGCCGACGTTCACGCAGGTGCCGCCGAGCTGGCGTTCTTCGGCCACGGCGACCCGCGCGCCGTATCCGGCGGCAACCCGACAGGCTCGTACACCGGCCGAGCCGGCCCCGATGGTGAATAGGTCAAAGTCGTGGCGCGTGTGTGCCGTCTCCCTTACCTAGCCTCTCCGGGTCGGCGAGGAAACGGGTTTCTTGAAGGTCCACGTCAAAGGCGAGTTATTCGGGTTGCACTGGGAAGACGTCGACCTGAAGGGGCAGACCGTGTTCGTGCAACGGCCGCTGGGCGAGGATGGAGTGTTACAGGTCACCAAACCAAAATCCGAGCGCAGATGGGCGGCGGCTCCGCCTCACTGTTCCGCGGGCATCCGGGGTCGCTGGCCCGCTTGGCATTCTTACAAACAACTGGGGGCTGAGATTACACGTCCAGAGTGTCCAAGATGTCGAGCACGGAACGCCGGTCGACCTCAGGCGTGCGGGGCGCACTGAGCGTGCTTGCACGCGCAGGTGTTGTTCTTCGCTACGTCCTTGGATGCTTCCTGGCAGCCCGGGCTGCAGAAGCGTCCCTCGCCAGTCACCTGGCAAGAACAGGCAGGATGATCACAAGTGTGTACGTCCATCTTCTCCTCCTTCGTTTCACTATCTCCCCGTTGCGTCGCCCCGCAACGTTCGTTTGGCTGCTGCATTTGTACAAGGGCAGGACACCTGCCGTAAGCTCGGACTACTACGCGCGTGGTTCTACGCGCATAGCAATTTCATCGTTCGTCGTGTAGGGAGACATCCCATGGGGTTCACAGCAGTGATCATCGGCGTCGTGATTGCCCTCGTCGCGGTCATCGGCATTCGACCCCGGGGCGGCAAGCCAGTCGGCAACACGCAGATGATGACCGTTGCGCGCGTCGTACTCGTCGTGATCGCTCTGGTCGTGCTCTTTTTCGCTTTCCGCCGCTGAGTTGGTCATGCCGCTGCCCGGCGAGCAGGGCGGAAACGATTCGGGAATAGGCCTGGTTCGAGCCGTTTTGCGGCGATCCTGCGCGCCCTTTCGAGGAAGAGCTGCTGAAAGTGGTCACAACTGTGCCGGATTTTACGTGCAAACTTTCTGAGGCCGCGACGCCCCTCACACACTCATGGGAACACACGGTCGGGAGCGATCATGCAGCCGTCGCGTTGCGCGCGGATTGGCGAGCGCAGTTGCGACGCTGCCGCAACGAACTGGGATTCCGCTACGTGCGCTTTCACGGCCTGCTCTCAGACGACGTGGGTACGCTCATTCGTCAGCAGGACAAGCTCCTCTACTCATTCTTCAACGCCGATCAGATCTTTGATTTTCTCCTCTCAATCGGGATGAAGCCATTCGTTGAGTTGAGCTTCATGCCGAGAGCGCTCGCCTCCGGCAACACGACCGTCTTTCACTACCAGGCGAATGTTACGCCGCCCCGGGATTACAGTCAGTGGGCGAGGCTCATCCGCGAGCTGGCTTCGCACTGGGTCGAACGCTACGGTGCGAGCGAAGTGCGCGAGTGGTTCTTCGAGGTGTGGAACGAACCGAACCTGAAAGAGTTTTGGGCGGGTACGCAGGCGGAATACTTCAAGCTGTATCGCTACACAGTCGAAGCGATCAAGAGCGTGGACGCGCAACTTCGGGTCGGCGGGCCGGCGACCGCCGCGAATGAGTGGGTCGAAGAATTTCTCGCATTCTGCGAGACGAACAATCTGCCCGCCGATTTCATCAGTACGCACCACTACCCGACCGATGCGTTTGGAAGTCCGGAAGACGATTCGGAGATGCAACTGGCGAAGAGCCGACGCGGTATTTTGCGCGAACAGACGCAAGACGTGTTTCGGCGAGCCTGCGGGCGTCCCGTCTATTACACTGAATGGAACTCTTCATCCAATCCGCGTGATCCGTTGCACGATGAGCCGTATGCCGCTGCGTTCGTGACGAAAACTGTGATGGAGGCCAACGGTCTGGTGGAGGGTTACAGCTTCTGGACGTTTTCGGACATATTCGAGGAGAACTATTTTCCGTCCGTACCGTTTCATGGCGGCTTCGGGTTGCTCAATATTCATGGCGTCGCCAAGCCGACATACCGCGCTTTCGAGCTATTGCATCAACTAGGCGTAGAAATGCTGCTCGTTGATGGCTTGCACGAGACGGTGGATGCGTGGATCGTGCGCAAAGAAGCAATCCTGACCGTTCTGCTGACGAACCACGCACTGCCGCGCCATTCGATCAAGACGGAGCGCGTTTCCATTCATCTCACAAGCGCGCCGGAACCGCGCGCCGTTCACATCGAGCGTATTGACGAAACCCACGCAAATGCCAAACGCGCGTGGCGCGCAATGGGCGAGCCGGAATACTTGAGCGCGGACGAGGTGGCATTGCTCGAAGCGGCATCGCGCCTGGCGCGAGAGCCGTTGGATTGGAAGTATGAGAACGGAAGCGCTCATCTCGACCTCGAACTTGCGCCGCACGCTGTGGCGTTCGTCGCAATTGAATTTGGTGAACACTTGTCGGAGGTACGGGGGGCATGAGCCGACCGGCGTTCAGCGAGAAGGAGTTGCTCAGGCTTGAGCGAAATACGTTCAGGTATTTCCGCAAGGAGACCAATCTACACGACCCAACGCATCGCGCAGCTCGGTCACCCTTGCGTGGTGATCGTCCTCTCGGCCCGTCGGCAAGCGGGGCGTTATAGTGCGTGCAGATGGCAACCGATCGCGAACAGTTCGTCCCCGCGCCGCGCGAGCAGCACCGGTTCGCCGTGCGCGTGCCCGAGCAGCATGGCGCCGTCGGCGACTTTCGAGAGAGCGACTCCCTTGGTAAGGTCAGGTCCGCTGAGCTTTCCCTTTGTTTCGTTCATTCGATCTCCTTGCGCCTTGCGGCTGTCTCTCTCGCACAAGGATTACTGCGGCGAGAGCACCGGCGTATCAGTGCTCGTCGTTGCCACGGGCGCCTCGGGGCTCGTCGTCCGCTTCTTGGTCGCGTGCCGACGGAGCCTCGTCTCAATCTTCACCTTCGCTACCCCCTTCGTCGACATCCCGATTTTTCGGGCGGCGGCGCGAGAGAGATCAATCTTCCGCCCCTTCACATGAGGACCGCGGTCGTTGATCGTGACCTCTACTGATTTTCCGGTCTCCAGGTTGGTGACCACAGCCTTG
This portion of the Candidatus Binatia bacterium genome encodes:
- a CDS encoding glucoamylase family protein, with product MLDRLQRAAFTYFLQAVNPANGLVADTSRENSPASIAVVGFALSAYPVAVERGWMARADAVERSLAALRFFRDSDQSGSPEATGYKGFYYHFLDMHTGVRVWRSELSMIDTALLIAGVLTAGMYFTANTADEIELRELVDALYRRIDWRWAQDGGDTIRQGWKPECGFLHYGWEGYSEAIVLYVLALGSPTHPLKGDCYEAWTATYQWENLYGYDFLYAGPLFVHRFSHAWIDFRGIQDRFMREKRCDYFENSRRATYVQREYAQRNPNGFVGYDEDCWGLTACDGPSDERPEVSNEPRRLFGYAARGVPYGPDDGTLAGWAALASLPFAPDIAWRAARNMSARYPEMLSGHRYASSFNPTLAGADQRAWVSPGHYGLDQGIVVMMIENYRTQLIWQLMRDCSHLTTGLRRAGFRGGWL
- a CDS encoding mercuric reductase, encoding MQPHITPTQGANERQRLENVHPAGWRNPSPAERYNLVVVGAGTAGLVAAHAAAALGAKVALIERDLLGGDCLNVGCVPSKTLVRTARLYAEMRDAEHYGAHIPVDIRVDFPAVMQRMRRIRARISRTDSVRRLSAAGVDVFFGAARFTRSDTLTVDGTKLRFKKALIAAGARPDTPSIPGLVEAGYLTNENVFDLTELPRRLLVIGGGPLGCELAQAFSRFGAQTIIAQDIPLFLPKEERDAAQILSDAFARDGIEVRLNTTAVNVRVENGQKLVDLVSDDYKSTVAVDAILTGTGRVPNVEDMDLEAAGVDYDNTVGIQVDDFLRTTNRRIYAAGDVCLEHKFTHTADASARLVVQNALFFGRQRLSALTIPWCTYTDPEIAHVGLYVREARAQDIPVKTFTILMHAVDRAIADGEETGFVKVHVKERTDRILGATIVARHAGEMINEITLAMVAGIGLRTLARVIHAYPTQAEAIRKAADAYNRTRLTQTIQSLLRRWLAW
- a CDS encoding glycosyl hydrolase — encoded protein: MPDFTCKLSEAATPLTHSWEHTVGSDHAAVALRADWRAQLRRCRNELGFRYVRFHGLLSDDVGTLIRQQDKLLYSFFNADQIFDFLLSIGMKPFVELSFMPRALASGNTTVFHYQANVTPPRDYSQWARLIRELASHWVERYGASEVREWFFEVWNEPNLKEFWAGTQAEYFKLYRYTVEAIKSVDAQLRVGGPATAANEWVEEFLAFCETNNLPADFISTHHYPTDAFGSPEDDSEMQLAKSRRGILREQTQDVFRRACGRPVYYTEWNSSSNPRDPLHDEPYAAAFVTKTVMEANGLVEGYSFWTFSDIFEENYFPSVPFHGGFGLLNIHGVAKPTYRAFELLHQLGVEMLLVDGLHETVDAWIVRKEAILTVLLTNHALPRHSIKTERVSIHLTSAPEPRAVHIERIDETHANAKRAWRAMGEPEYLSADEVALLEAASRLAREPLDWKYENGSAHLDLELAPHAVAFVAIEFGEHLSEVRGA
- a CDS encoding septal ring lytic transglycosylase RlpA family protein, with the protein product MLALLLPGCALPIGRKETPPPPVVAPQVKEEGPNAEGPKVEQVGNASWYGPAQDGKETASGETFDQKKLTAAHPTLPLGSKAVVTNLETGKSVEVTINDRGPHVKGRKIDLSRAAARKIGMSTKGVAKVKIETRLRRHATKKRTTSPEAPVATTSTDTPVLSPQ